Part of the Lotus japonicus ecotype B-129 chromosome 6, LjGifu_v1.2 genome, CGCGAGAAAGGGACCGAGTGAGTAGTAATTTCCCAatctcttttctcttttgttgttcTTCTCTGTGTTTTTTGGATTGGATTGCATGAAATTGGATTGTAACTTGTTTTGTTACAATGAAAACTTGTGCAGATTGAAGGGTACCGGAGAATATAACAAATTCTATGAAGAAGGAATTTACAATTGCGCTGGATGTGGAACTCCTCTTTACAAGTCTTCTACCAAATTTGATTCTGGTTGTGGTTGGCCTGCTTATTATGAGGGTTTGCCTGGAGCTATCAATCGCTCTGTAAGTGTTTTTTTTCTCGGACTTATTGGATACACGGTGAAAAATCACATTCACATAAACATCCTCACTTAGCTTTTGGCTTTTGAGGCTGTTTGTCGTGTGTTTTTCattgtgtatccaaacatgattCTTGAACATTGAATTTTCCTGTAACATTTTTGTCTGGAACTTGCAATTGAAATGTGATTATGCGTGGAACTTGTTATTGATTTGCAGCCGGATCCGGATGGTAGGAGGACTGAGATAACCTGTGCAGCTTGTGGAGGGCACTTGGGGCATGTTTTCAAAGGGGAGGGATTCAAGACTC contains:
- the LOC130724167 gene encoding peptide methionine sulfoxide reductase B5-like, whose protein sequence is MASSTPVHKSEEEWKAILSPEQFRILREKGTELKGTGEYNKFYEEGIYNCAGCGTPLYKSSTKFDSGCGWPAYYEGLPGAINRSPDPDGRRTEITCAACGGHLGHVFKGEGFKTPTDERHCVNSVSVKFIPGNASA